One genomic region from Desulfocurvibacter africanus subsp. africanus DSM 2603 encodes:
- a CDS encoding argininosuccinate synthase has translation MSDIRKVVLAYSGGLDTSIILKWIKMTYDCEVVTFTADLGQEEELDGLEDKAKKTGASKAYVEDLQEEFARDFIFPMMRAGALYEGRYLLGTSIARPLIAKRMVEIALAEGAQAVAHGATGKGNDQVRFELTSMALAPQITTIAPWREWTFKSRTDLVNFATEHGIPVPVTKEKPYSCDRNLLHLSFEGGELEDPWLEAGPASYLLSVPPEKAPDQAEVIELGFEAGNPVSINGEQLSPAAIIKKLNKLGGKHGVGRLDMVENRFVGMKSRGVYETPGGTIIHAAHRDLESLTLDREVMHMRDSLIPRYAEMVYYGFWFSPERETLQVMIDKTQEKVTGTVRVKLYKGGVYPVARKSPYSLYNMDLATFEADKVYDQKDAAGFIRLQGLRVRGFKAKK, from the coding sequence ATGAGCGATATCCGGAAAGTCGTCCTGGCCTACTCCGGAGGCCTGGACACCTCCATCATCCTCAAGTGGATTAAGATGACCTACGACTGCGAGGTCGTCACCTTCACGGCCGATCTGGGTCAGGAAGAGGAATTGGACGGCCTGGAGGACAAGGCCAAAAAAACCGGCGCGTCCAAGGCCTATGTCGAGGACCTGCAGGAGGAGTTCGCCCGCGATTTCATCTTCCCCATGATGCGCGCCGGAGCCCTGTACGAGGGACGCTACCTGCTGGGCACGTCCATCGCCCGGCCGCTCATCGCCAAGCGCATGGTCGAGATCGCCTTGGCCGAAGGCGCTCAGGCCGTGGCCCACGGCGCCACGGGCAAGGGCAACGACCAGGTGCGCTTCGAGTTGACCTCCATGGCGCTGGCCCCGCAGATCACGACCATCGCGCCCTGGCGCGAGTGGACGTTCAAGTCGCGCACCGACTTGGTCAATTTCGCCACGGAGCACGGCATCCCGGTGCCCGTGACCAAGGAGAAGCCCTACAGTTGCGACCGCAACTTGCTGCACCTGTCCTTTGAGGGCGGCGAGCTGGAAGATCCCTGGCTGGAGGCTGGCCCGGCCTCGTATCTGCTCAGCGTGCCCCCGGAGAAGGCCCCGGATCAGGCCGAGGTCATCGAGCTCGGCTTCGAGGCAGGCAATCCCGTAAGCATCAACGGCGAGCAGCTCTCGCCTGCCGCGATCATCAAGAAGCTCAACAAGCTGGGTGGCAAGCACGGCGTTGGCCGCCTGGACATGGTCGAAAACCGCTTCGTGGGCATGAAGTCCCGCGGTGTGTACGAGACGCCCGGCGGAACCATTATCCACGCCGCGCACCGTGACCTGGAAAGCCTGACCCTGGACCGCGAGGTCATGCACATGCGCGATTCGCTCATTCCGCGCTATGCCGAGATGGTCTACTACGGCTTCTGGTTCTCGCCCGAGCGCGAAACCCTGCAGGTCATGATCGACAAGACCCAGGAGAAGGTCACCGGAACAGTACGCGTTAAGCTCTACAAGGGCGGCGTGTACCCCGTAGCTCGCAAGTCTCCGTATTCGCTTTACAATATGGATCTGGCCACCTTCGAAGCCGACAAGGTTTACGACCAGAAGGACGCCGCCGGCTTCATCCGGCTGCAAGGCCTGCGCGTGCGTGGGTTCAAGGCCAAGAAGTAG
- the argF gene encoding ornithine carbamoyltransferase has translation MPNKWKHFLDILDMPRSQSWALVTRAKEMKDTDHRSQILAGKVLVMIFEKASTRTRLSFEMAVRHLGGDTIFMTPHESQLGRSEPLKDTARVISRYCAGMIVRTFGQEKLEELAEYASVPVVNALSDLHHPCQVLSDLLTMYERTPSFKDLKVAWIGDGNNMAHSWINAAIYFPFYLSLAVPKGFEPDARILNKAVQLGARIHVSHEPKLAMDGAHYVNTDVWASMGQESEQGARSKPFANFQVNDELLKLADPEVKVMHCLPAHRGEEITDEVMEGPASIVWDQAENRLHMQKAILEWVFGHAPESTAREFADDRPGPKPFHTI, from the coding sequence ATGCCCAACAAGTGGAAGCACTTTCTCGACATTCTCGACATGCCTAGATCTCAATCCTGGGCCCTTGTCACACGGGCCAAGGAGATGAAGGACACCGACCACAGGAGCCAAATTCTGGCCGGCAAGGTGCTGGTCATGATTTTCGAAAAGGCTTCCACCCGCACACGTCTGTCTTTCGAGATGGCCGTGCGTCACCTGGGCGGCGACACCATCTTCATGACCCCCCATGAGTCCCAGCTCGGCCGTAGCGAGCCCCTCAAGGACACGGCCCGCGTCATTTCGCGCTACTGCGCGGGCATGATCGTGCGCACGTTCGGACAGGAAAAACTCGAAGAGTTGGCCGAGTACGCCAGCGTGCCGGTGGTCAACGCCTTGTCCGACCTCCACCATCCTTGCCAGGTGCTCAGCGACCTGCTGACCATGTACGAGCGCACCCCGTCCTTCAAGGATCTCAAGGTGGCTTGGATAGGCGACGGCAACAACATGGCCCATTCGTGGATCAATGCGGCCATATACTTCCCGTTTTACCTGTCCTTGGCCGTACCCAAGGGTTTCGAGCCCGATGCCCGCATCCTGAACAAGGCCGTGCAGCTCGGAGCGCGGATTCATGTTTCCCATGAGCCCAAGCTGGCCATGGATGGCGCGCACTACGTGAACACCGACGTGTGGGCATCAATGGGCCAGGAGAGCGAGCAGGGCGCACGGTCCAAGCCCTTTGCCAACTTCCAGGTCAATGACGAGCTGCTCAAGCTGGCCGATCCCGAGGTCAAGGTCATGCATTGCCTGCCGGCCCACCGAGGCGAGGAGATCACGGACGAAGTCATGGAAGGCCCGGCCTCCATTGTCTGGGATCAGGCCGAAAACCGCCTGCACATGCAGAAGGCTATCCTGGAATGGGTCTTCGGCCATGCTCCAGAGTCCACGGCCAGGGAGTTCGCGGACGACCGCCCCGGCCCGAAGCCGTTTCATACGATCTAG
- the argH gene encoding argininosuccinate lyase has protein sequence MADKKLWGGRFTGGTDALVEAYTESVSFDRHLWAEDIAGSKAHARMLARQSVIPAEDAQAIVAGLEAIQAEVEQGEFSWRTDREDVHMNIEARLTELIGDAGKRLHTGRSRNDQVALDFRLHVSRRLALWGELVARLVGVLCERAEEHADTLLPGHTHMQPAQPVSLGHHLLAYAQMLRRDHERIMDCLVRVRVSPLGAAALAGTTYPLDPASVAEDVGFPATFRNSMDAVCDRDFAAEALFCGSLIMAHLSRLCEEIIIWANPAFGFVRLPDGYATGSSIMPQKKNPDVAEIMRGKTGRVYGSLIGLLTTLKGLPLTYNRDLQEDKEPFFDTDKTVRLSLDCMSGMLAEMAFVPEAMRAALGRGFLNATELADYLVGKGLPFREAHHVTGRAVAWCEKHGKRLEDLSLDELRGFSELIGEDVFQILAYESAVARRTIPGGTAPVRVREQLAEMLEWLARAMPA, from the coding sequence ATGGCGGACAAAAAACTCTGGGGCGGACGGTTCACGGGCGGCACGGATGCGCTGGTGGAGGCCTATACCGAGTCCGTATCCTTTGATCGACATTTGTGGGCCGAGGATATAGCGGGCTCCAAGGCGCACGCGCGCATGCTGGCCCGGCAGAGCGTGATTCCTGCCGAGGACGCCCAGGCTATCGTGGCCGGGTTGGAGGCCATACAGGCCGAGGTAGAGCAGGGCGAGTTCTCCTGGCGCACGGACCGCGAGGACGTACACATGAACATCGAGGCCCGGCTGACCGAACTCATCGGCGACGCGGGCAAGCGGCTGCACACGGGCCGAAGCCGCAACGACCAGGTGGCCCTTGATTTCCGGCTGCACGTCTCGCGGCGGCTGGCACTGTGGGGCGAGCTGGTGGCGCGGCTGGTGGGAGTGCTGTGCGAACGCGCGGAGGAGCACGCGGATACGCTGCTGCCCGGCCATACGCACATGCAGCCTGCCCAGCCTGTGAGCCTGGGTCATCACCTGCTGGCTTATGCCCAGATGTTGCGCCGCGACCATGAGCGCATCATGGATTGCTTGGTGCGCGTGCGCGTTTCGCCCTTGGGCGCGGCGGCCCTGGCCGGGACTACCTATCCACTGGACCCCGCGTCCGTAGCCGAGGATGTCGGCTTCCCTGCCACCTTTCGCAACAGCATGGACGCCGTGTGCGACCGCGATTTCGCGGCCGAGGCCCTGTTCTGCGGCAGCCTGATCATGGCTCACCTGAGCCGCCTGTGCGAGGAGATCATCATCTGGGCCAACCCGGCCTTCGGCTTCGTGCGTCTGCCCGATGGCTACGCCACTGGCAGCAGCATCATGCCCCAGAAGAAGAATCCCGACGTGGCCGAGATCATGCGCGGCAAGACAGGCAGGGTCTATGGCAGTCTGATCGGCCTGCTGACCACGCTCAAGGGCCTGCCGCTCACGTACAACCGCGACCTCCAGGAGGACAAGGAACCCTTCTTCGACACGGACAAGACCGTGCGCCTGTCCCTGGATTGCATGTCCGGCATGCTGGCTGAGATGGCCTTTGTACCCGAGGCCATGCGTGCGGCTTTGGGGCGCGGATTCCTCAATGCCACTGAACTGGCCGACTACCTGGTGGGCAAGGGGTTGCCGTTCCGCGAGGCGCACCATGTCACCGGCAGGGCCGTGGCCTGGTGCGAAAAGCATGGCAAGCGCCTGGAGGACTTGAGCCTGGATGAGCTGCGGGGCTTCTCGGAATTGATAGGCGAGGACGTGTTCCAGATTCTGGCCTACGAGTCCGCCGTGGCACGGCGCACCATCCCTGGCGGCACCGCGCCCGTGCGCGTGCGCGAGCAGCTCGCCGAGATGCTCGAGTGGTTGGCGCGGGCCATGCCTGCTTGA
- a CDS encoding YchJ family protein: MSLCPCASGKNFSECCEPIIKDQAKAGGPEALMRARYTAFAVQDIDFLRESLMPGTRQDFDEQAVRQWAQAAQWPGVEIVTSELAADGESGVVHFIARYTVNGKPQEFEEKAIFQKQQGLWYYVDGEVRGQTTYRRESPKIGRNDPCPCGSGKKYKKCCG; the protein is encoded by the coding sequence ATGAGCCTTTGTCCCTGCGCATCAGGTAAGAATTTCAGCGAGTGTTGCGAACCCATTATCAAAGACCAGGCCAAGGCTGGAGGTCCCGAGGCGCTCATGCGCGCTCGCTACACTGCCTTTGCCGTGCAGGATATCGATTTCCTGCGCGAGTCGCTTATGCCCGGCACTCGCCAGGATTTCGACGAGCAGGCCGTGCGCCAATGGGCCCAGGCAGCGCAGTGGCCGGGCGTCGAGATAGTCACTTCGGAACTCGCGGCGGACGGCGAAAGCGGCGTTGTGCATTTCATCGCCCGCTATACAGTAAACGGAAAGCCCCAGGAATTTGAGGAAAAGGCCATTTTCCAAAAGCAGCAGGGGCTCTGGTACTACGTTGACGGCGAAGTCAGAGGCCAGACCACCTACCGTCGTGAGTCGCCCAAGATCGGCCGCAACGATCCCTGCCCCTGCGGCAGCGGCAAGAAGTATAAGAAATGCTGCGGCTAG
- a CDS encoding 30S ribosomal protein S1, producing MVEEGKKAAGPEESFADLLHDYEQGRGEGLKVGDKVECKIVSIGADAVFVDTGAKADGVVAADELKNEEGVIPFAEGDVLQLYVVDVSGGQVKLARALSGAGSMEALRGAYESRVPVEGKVKEAVKGGFSVEVMRKRAFCPVSQMDIQYVEDPSVYVDNTYEFMIIKFEQNGRNVVLSRRELLAQAQKESAAKFQAEIKPGAIIEGTVSKLMPYGAFVELMPGLEGMAHISELSWSRVDDPSAAVQPGQRVKAKVLAVEPGKKEGRLKISLSLKQTEADPWTTLGDRFQAGDTVQGKVIRLADFGAFVEIAPGIEGLVHVSEMSYTRRISKPSDVVNPGQEISVKIKDVDLANRRISLSLRDTAGDPWEQVPEKFKIGQAYSGVVEKQEAFGIFIQLEPGVTGLLPRSRISKSQKPASFEALKPGDTVQITVDEINPTERKITLGTGEDRGAEDWKKFSKPAAAPAASAPSSGFSTLGQKLQEAMKKKK from the coding sequence ATGGTTGAGGAAGGCAAAAAAGCGGCCGGGCCGGAAGAGTCCTTCGCCGATCTTCTCCACGATTACGAACAGGGCAGAGGCGAAGGCCTCAAGGTCGGAGACAAGGTCGAATGTAAGATCGTCTCCATCGGTGCCGATGCCGTTTTCGTGGATACAGGAGCCAAGGCGGACGGAGTGGTCGCCGCCGACGAGCTCAAGAACGAGGAAGGCGTAATCCCCTTCGCCGAAGGGGACGTGTTGCAACTTTATGTTGTGGATGTCTCCGGCGGACAGGTCAAGCTCGCCCGCGCCCTATCCGGGGCAGGCAGCATGGAGGCCCTGCGCGGCGCTTACGAAAGCCGTGTGCCTGTGGAAGGCAAGGTCAAGGAGGCCGTCAAGGGCGGCTTCAGCGTAGAGGTCATGCGCAAGCGGGCTTTCTGCCCAGTGAGCCAGATGGATATCCAGTACGTCGAGGACCCCTCGGTCTACGTGGATAACACCTACGAGTTCATGATCATCAAATTCGAGCAGAACGGCCGCAACGTCGTCCTGTCTCGCCGCGAACTGCTGGCCCAGGCTCAGAAAGAATCCGCAGCGAAGTTCCAGGCCGAGATCAAGCCCGGCGCCATCATCGAAGGCACCGTGAGCAAACTCATGCCCTATGGCGCCTTCGTGGAGCTCATGCCTGGTCTGGAAGGCATGGCGCACATTTCCGAACTCTCCTGGTCGCGGGTCGATGATCCTTCGGCCGCGGTGCAGCCCGGACAGCGGGTCAAGGCCAAAGTGCTCGCCGTGGAGCCGGGCAAGAAGGAAGGTCGCCTCAAGATTTCCCTGTCCCTGAAGCAGACCGAGGCCGACCCCTGGACTACCCTCGGCGACCGTTTCCAGGCTGGCGACACGGTGCAGGGCAAGGTAATCCGCTTGGCCGACTTCGGCGCCTTCGTGGAGATCGCCCCAGGCATCGAAGGCCTCGTGCACGTAAGCGAGATGAGCTATACCCGGCGCATCTCCAAGCCCAGCGATGTGGTCAATCCCGGTCAGGAAATCTCGGTGAAGATCAAGGATGTGGACTTGGCCAACAGGCGCATCTCCCTGTCCCTGCGCGACACCGCCGGTGACCCGTGGGAGCAGGTGCCCGAGAAGTTCAAGATTGGCCAAGCCTATTCCGGCGTGGTGGAGAAGCAGGAAGCCTTCGGCATCTTCATCCAGCTGGAACCGGGCGTGACCGGACTGCTGCCCAGGTCCCGCATCTCCAAGTCTCAGAAGCCGGCCAGCTTCGAGGCCCTCAAGCCCGGCGACACGGTTCAGATCACCGTGGACGAGATCAATCCCACCGAGCGCAAGATCACTCTTGGCACCGGCGAGGATCGCGGAGCCGAGGACTGGAAGAAGTTCAGCAAGCCGGCGGCGGCCCCTGCGGCAAGCGCGCCAAGCTCCGGCTTCAGCACCCTGGGGCAGAAGCTCCAGGAGGCCATGAAAAAGAAAAAGTAG
- a CDS encoding GNAT family N-acetyltransferase, with the protein MVIRRETEAEFPQIYDLVKVAFQTAKVSNGKEQDFVNQLRSGGNYIPELALVAEENGQLVGHIMLTKAHVVDGETKFETLLLAPISVALEYRNRGIGSALIKESFRLAKARGYTSVLLVGDPAYYHRYGFRTAAGFGIKPTHPIPDENVMACELAPNALRGVSGTTDCF; encoded by the coding sequence ATGGTCATTAGAAGAGAAACAGAAGCAGAGTTCCCTCAAATATACGACCTGGTCAAAGTCGCGTTTCAGACCGCGAAAGTTTCCAATGGCAAGGAGCAGGATTTCGTCAACCAACTACGCAGCGGCGGCAACTATATTCCCGAATTGGCCCTGGTTGCCGAGGAAAATGGCCAGCTTGTTGGGCACATCATGCTGACCAAGGCCCATGTCGTTGATGGCGAGACCAAGTTCGAAACGCTTCTTTTGGCGCCCATTTCGGTGGCCCTGGAGTACAGGAACCGGGGGATAGGCTCCGCGCTGATCAAGGAGAGTTTCAGATTGGCCAAGGCCAGAGGCTACACGTCGGTGCTCCTTGTCGGCGACCCCGCTTACTACCATCGCTACGGCTTTAGGACGGCCGCCGGTTTCGGCATCAAACCCACGCATCCGATTCCCGACGAAAATGTGATGGCCTGCGAGTTGGCCCCGAATGCGTTGCGTGGGGTCAGTGGAACGACGGATTGCTTTTGA
- a CDS encoding cation-translocating P-type ATPase: MARPDLDMGRIPAQSVEAIMAGFGVGPGGLSLPEVQARLERLGENNISHSRGKPLALRFLDQFTHLMAVLLWAGGGIAFAARLPQLGVSIWLVNIINGAFGFWMEYKAEKAMKALLRLMPESVTVMRDGIVMKAGSAGIVPGDVVILTEGDRVPADGRVIEEYRLRVDQSTLTGESIPASKTAAIVENKGIDAANLVFAGTTVSAGEAKALIIATGMDTLFGRIAGEAQAVREEPSPLQQELRRVTRSVTFIALGVGLVFFLLAALFVGVRPAESFIFALGMIVAFVPEGLLPTVTLSLAMGVRRMAANNALIKRLSSVETLGCATVICTDKTGTLTENEMTVVSLWTPVRQRHVTGTGYSASGQIEHMDDAARLALQAGCLCNTATLTPKPLGDPTEIALLVAAAKAGLDPDAFRSRFRKLHEIPFESERKRMSVIIEEDGLKTAYVKGAPDSILALSSRLSRNGDMEPISATARDEIIAANDTYARAGYRVLALARRELPRSFTLPDNPDLLPQETVETDLDFLGLAAMLDPPRPGVLEAVDCCHAAGIRIIMITGDNPLTAESIARRLDILRGPQAVVVSGSDLERMDDQSLSDRLRGDVVFARVSPEIKLRIVETLQQHGEVVAMTGDGVNDAPALKRADIGVAMGRSGTDAAKEAADMILADDNFASIVRAIEEGRAVFVNIKKFITYIFTSNIPEAIPFFLFVMSLGRIPLALGIMLILAVDLGTDMLPAIALGAEPAEPGIMKVPPRDRRERLITPALLRHSFLFLGLIQGMACMAVFYYYYWTNGYAGQWLDLPSEGPVYASATALTFAAVVVTQIGNLFVQRAGSRSAFRIPLGGNRLLWPSIATELAVMILVVHVPFLQGIFGTAPFAARDWIVLAVLIPLLPLADELRKCVLRKRSQNKRAMS, encoded by the coding sequence ATGGCAAGACCCGACTTGGATATGGGGCGTATCCCTGCTCAAAGCGTCGAGGCCATCATGGCCGGCTTCGGCGTCGGGCCTGGCGGCCTCTCTCTGCCCGAGGTCCAGGCAAGGCTTGAGCGCCTGGGCGAGAACAACATAAGCCATTCCCGCGGCAAGCCACTGGCATTGCGTTTTTTGGACCAATTCACGCATTTGATGGCCGTGCTTCTCTGGGCCGGTGGCGGCATAGCCTTCGCGGCCCGCTTGCCACAACTCGGCGTGTCCATCTGGCTCGTCAATATCATCAACGGAGCCTTCGGCTTCTGGATGGAATACAAGGCAGAGAAGGCCATGAAAGCCTTGCTTCGCCTGATGCCGGAGTCCGTTACGGTCATGCGGGACGGAATCGTCATGAAAGCCGGCAGTGCCGGGATCGTACCCGGCGACGTGGTCATCCTGACCGAGGGCGACCGTGTGCCGGCCGACGGACGGGTCATCGAGGAATACCGCCTGCGCGTGGACCAATCGACCTTGACAGGCGAGTCGATACCAGCCTCCAAAACCGCCGCCATCGTCGAGAACAAAGGAATCGATGCCGCCAACCTCGTCTTCGCTGGCACCACGGTGTCCGCCGGTGAAGCCAAGGCATTGATTATCGCCACGGGCATGGACACGCTCTTCGGGCGCATCGCTGGCGAGGCTCAGGCTGTGCGAGAGGAGCCCAGCCCGCTGCAACAGGAACTCAGGCGGGTCACACGCAGCGTGACCTTCATCGCCCTGGGCGTAGGCCTCGTCTTTTTCCTGTTGGCCGCCCTGTTCGTCGGCGTGCGGCCGGCCGAAAGCTTCATTTTTGCCCTTGGCATGATCGTGGCCTTTGTTCCTGAGGGACTTCTGCCGACGGTCACCCTTTCCCTGGCCATGGGAGTCCGCCGCATGGCCGCGAACAACGCGCTCATCAAACGCCTCTCGTCCGTCGAGACCCTCGGCTGCGCCACAGTCATCTGCACTGACAAGACCGGCACGCTGACCGAAAACGAAATGACAGTCGTTTCCCTCTGGACTCCCGTCCGCCAGCGGCATGTGACAGGCACGGGGTATTCCGCGTCCGGCCAAATCGAACACATGGACGATGCCGCCAGGCTCGCGCTCCAGGCGGGCTGTCTGTGCAACACCGCGACGCTCACACCCAAGCCTCTGGGCGATCCCACTGAAATCGCTCTCCTCGTGGCCGCTGCCAAAGCGGGCCTGGATCCGGACGCCTTCCGCTCGCGCTTCAGGAAACTCCACGAAATACCTTTCGAGTCGGAGCGCAAACGCATGTCCGTCATCATCGAGGAGGACGGCCTGAAAACAGCCTATGTCAAGGGCGCTCCGGACAGCATCCTCGCCCTCAGCAGCCGCCTGTCCAGAAACGGCGACATGGAACCCATATCCGCTACGGCGCGCGACGAGATCATCGCGGCCAACGACACATATGCCCGCGCCGGCTACCGCGTCCTGGCCCTAGCGCGGAGGGAGCTGCCCCGTTCCTTCACTCTCCCCGACAATCCGGACCTGCTGCCCCAGGAGACCGTGGAGACTGACCTGGACTTCCTGGGGCTTGCCGCCATGCTAGACCCGCCGAGGCCGGGAGTGCTGGAGGCCGTGGACTGTTGCCACGCCGCCGGCATCCGCATCATCATGATCACGGGCGACAATCCCCTCACGGCCGAGAGCATTGCTCGCCGCCTCGATATTCTCCGAGGTCCGCAGGCCGTGGTCGTTTCGGGCTCTGATCTTGAGCGCATGGACGACCAAAGCCTGTCCGACAGACTGCGGGGAGATGTCGTATTTGCGCGCGTCTCACCCGAAATCAAGCTGCGCATCGTCGAGACGCTCCAGCAGCATGGTGAGGTGGTGGCCATGACCGGCGACGGCGTCAACGACGCTCCGGCCCTCAAGCGCGCCGACATCGGAGTGGCCATGGGCCGGTCCGGCACCGACGCGGCCAAGGAGGCCGCGGACATGATCCTGGCCGACGACAACTTTGCCTCCATCGTTCGCGCCATCGAAGAAGGCCGGGCCGTATTCGTCAACATCAAAAAATTCATCACCTACATCTTCACGAGCAATATCCCTGAAGCAATTCCCTTCTTTCTTTTCGTCATGAGTCTTGGCCGCATCCCGCTCGCCCTGGGCATAATGCTCATCCTGGCGGTGGACCTGGGCACCGACATGCTGCCCGCCATCGCCCTGGGGGCCGAGCCGGCCGAACCAGGAATCATGAAGGTCCCGCCGCGCGACCGGCGAGAGCGCCTTATCACGCCTGCATTGCTGCGACACTCATTCCTGTTCCTGGGGCTCATCCAAGGAATGGCCTGCATGGCCGTCTTCTACTATTACTACTGGACCAACGGCTACGCAGGGCAATGGCTGGATCTGCCGTCAGAAGGTCCTGTCTATGCCTCGGCCACGGCCCTGACCTTCGCGGCCGTGGTGGTCACCCAGATAGGCAACCTCTTTGTGCAAAGGGCCGGCTCGCGCTCCGCCTTCCGCATCCCCCTGGGAGGCAACCGTCTCCTGTGGCCCAGCATCGCGACGGAGCTTGCCGTCATGATCCTCGTGGTCCACGTTCCGTTCTTGCAGGGCATCTTCGGCACAGCTCCGTTTGCGGCTCGTGATTGGATCGTTCTAGCAGTGCTGATCCCTTTGCTCCCTTTGGCCGACGAACTCAGAAAGTGCGTGCTTCGGAAGAGAAGCCAAAATAAACGCGCTATGTCCTGA
- a CDS encoding peptidylprolyl isomerase, translated as MRLAYLIALALLAVLLAGPASAAEKRSHPMVKLETSMGDIVLELDAEKAPKTTENFLRYVREGHYDGTIFHRVINNFMVQGGGMDKNMSEKPGHEPIENEADNGLKNEAYTVAMARTNDPHSATAQFFINVKDNSFLNHKSKSAQGWGYAVFGKVVEGKEVVDAIKAVPTGNRGYHQDVPLMPVVINKATVVEDKK; from the coding sequence ATGCGCCTTGCATACCTGATCGCGCTCGCGCTGCTCGCCGTCCTGCTGGCCGGCCCGGCGTCAGCGGCGGAAAAAAGGAGCCACCCCATGGTGAAGCTTGAGACGAGCATGGGCGACATCGTCCTGGAACTGGATGCCGAGAAGGCCCCCAAGACCACGGAAAATTTTCTGCGCTACGTGCGCGAGGGCCACTACGATGGAACCATCTTCCACCGGGTCATAAACAACTTCATGGTCCAGGGCGGCGGCATGGACAAGAACATGAGCGAGAAGCCCGGCCATGAGCCCATCGAAAACGAGGCCGACAACGGCCTGAAGAACGAGGCCTACACCGTGGCCATGGCCCGCACCAACGATCCGCACTCGGCCACGGCGCAGTTTTTCATCAACGTCAAGGACAACAGCTTCCTGAACCACAAGTCCAAGTCCGCCCAGGGCTGGGGCTACGCCGTGTTCGGCAAGGTGGTCGAAGGCAAGGAAGTGGTGGACGCCATCAAGGCCGTGCCCACGGGCAACCGCGGCTACCATCAGGACGTGCCGCTCATGCCTGTGGTCATCAACAAGGCCACCGTGGTCGAAGACAAGAAGTAG